gaaaagaaaaaaagaagaataagagatAGGATTcgtcaagagagagagagaccgagaGTGATGTGAGTGAGTGACTCCGCCAACCACGCTGCCGCCATCCAAGCCGCCGCTGCCACAGCCGCTGTCCGCCCTTGCGAGACTGACCTCACTGCCATTGACTCACACCCACTGAGCAGCCGATCAACCTAGTGAGGCAGAAACTGACCTAGAGTTCACGCACCTCCAGTCGCCGCCGCCCTGCTTGATCTGCCCACCTCCGACGCCGGCCGCTGCAGCCTCTAACCTCCATTCTGCTTCaagtattattttttctttccttcaactTCAAAACCTGACATTGATTTTGAATCTTGATATGATTCAAAATCAATCTCCACTCCATACAATTATAATGTTTGTGAATCTGTCATTTGTGattgtggtatttttttttttttttttggctgagggTGATTGTGAATTAAAATTGAATATGTGAATCTGTGATTGTGTTTGAGAGTCTGTGTGAGTGTCTGAGATAGTGTATGAGTGTATGAGATAGTGAGAAGTGAGTTGTGATTCGTGAATAAAGTTATAATACAGAGAGAGAGTCTGTTGAGAAAGAACAATCGACAGAGGTGAAAAAAAGGGTAAAGTTAGGAAAAAGTAGTGCATTATAAATTCTTAGTAGTGGGGTAATAATGTGTTTGTGGCAGTGGGTGCGTGGCAATCCGACAGAGACAAAGACaaaaatacataatataataaaaatgtaaaacaaatttaataaaaccaaataaaattgacaCTTGTGCTTACTCGCAACTGCGTTGTGAACATTGTCAGCTATGTAAGTTAACCTTtgtaacaaaatgaaaaatgattttttaacaaACGCTTTAATGTAATACTATattgatatttatttgatttttttacttatttatttttcccttatcTCTGGCCCTAAGTCCGTCCTTGGTGAGAGAACGCAGATTTTACCAAAAAGATGCCTCGTACAACCACATTAGAGTGTCCTGGTTGCCCTTCTCTTCGAGCTCTAACCTTCGATGCACTTGGTCTCATCAaaggtgaattttttttcttacaccCTTTTATTCGTTGATCGGAATTAGCAATACCATTTTGTAAAAAGCTTGTCTTTTGGGTTTTATATGCtctattttgtatttatatatctGGGTATCTTATGCTTTGCTTggtgcatgtttttttttttggataacagTTATTGAAGCTAAGGGTAGTCAAGGAGGGGCTCCTAGAGTGGTGGAGAGGTGGGGTGAGCTGGACTCATCAAAATGTGTACTTGCTGCTTCTATCAATGATCGTAAAGATGACCTGGTATGTGTTGGGTGTTGCAAATTGTTTgagtttattgaattttgaatttcaacCATCTGTGTCATTGTTGGCaatatgtttcaattttttttaagcgtTTGGTTTTGGTTCCAATTGTTAGTTTAGTATGGTTTGTTGAAGTTTGGAGTGTTTGAGAATGAACATATGCTTTCATGTTCTATGGGTTAAATGTAGAATAGGTGTAAGGATTTTGTGCAGAAATGATAGTACGTTTTGATTTCTATTGGGTTTCATTTGCTGTTGAAGGTTTCGGTTTGAATGCTTGTTATGTAGCTAATGGAGTTTAATTAATATTGCCCCAAGGGTAGTAGAATTCATTGGATGCCACGCCTCATGAAGAGGTAGTTGTTGGTTTGAATCTGCTATTCACCATCTTCTTGGGGCCAACActcattttaaataaagtattaGTAAGCTAAACAAATAATATGAGCCCTCGCGGTTTGAGTTAAATTTTGCAGTGGCTATTACGAATTGAGTTTGTAATTGTTCACGAAGTTTGGGACTTCAAGCATTGTACTTAATTGCCATTgcatgttttgtttgttttctaaaGAATCATCCTTTAAGAGAAACAGGTTCTAATATTGGTTGCAACCGGTTGATTGGATTCTCTAGTTATTCCCTTGCATATATCTGGTGATAATGCATAATGGCTTGCTTGCCAAAGAGCAATTTGCAAGTTTCACTTATTGCCTAAATAGAAGCTTTTAGCTTGAACTAGGACAATTTATCCTTTTGTTTTGCATATGTGTATGAATTCAGATATTATATCaatctttttctaaaaatgtAATTAAGGCCCTCAAATCCTTTATTTTgcaaaagtgttttttttttttttttttttttttttttaagaaatatttttctttttctcttgcaGTTATTAGCAGTGGCGAGAAAAACTGGCATGGTGAGTTACACTCTAGGACTAATGAACATCTGGCTAcatgtttcagttttcagttttgacTGTTAGTTATAGGCTTATTGAAGATCCTATTCAATATTTGTGTTCTTAATGTATCCGATAGATTGAGGTTCTCAGTGCAATTAATGGGGATATTCGTTTCACGGTTTCTAATGCCAATGAGGATGGTCCTAGACTTGCGGATGATGCTGTTGTTGGTTTGCATTTATTTGCCGGACAGGGATTGGAGTTGACATCTAGGTACTGCAATATTGTTCCTTTCTAGGCTTTGCCACCTAATTCCACAATAGGTGCTTACATCTTTGATTTCCACCTGCATTCTTCCGATATGCATACAGCTTCTGATCtttgaatttattgttaaatTCTAGGTCTTATATTTTGCTTGCTTGTACAACAAAAGGAAACACAAGCATGAGGTCCATTGAAGTTACTGATTCACCTGCAAGTTCTACGTCTATTGGTTTGTCAAACACATGGAGTGTATGCGGTTCTGGCAACATCTTATGTTCTAAAGTGGATGGAAGTGAAAAATATGCTATATTTGGAGGGTGAGTGCTCTCGAGTTTCACAATTAGAATTTATAAGCTTGAGAATTAAGTCAATTGTCATTCTGTAGTGGGATTTTATGGTGTGTACTAGCTTATTCATCTATGAAATAATGGTTTTCTTGATTTCCATCTCAGGAAGAGCGTTGAAATGAACATGTGGGATCTTGACAACTGTACTAAAATCTGGGCTGCCAAATCTGTGAGCCTTTTCTTTATCTGCTAAATCTTGAAAGAAATTCAcaaattaattttctataaCTTGCATTTTTTCCTTGCATTTATTTAATAGCTTCTACCCTATGCAGCCTCCTAAGAACAGTCTTGATATTTTTACCCCAACCTGGTTTACATCATCAACATTCCTAAGTAAGGATGATCACCGCAAAATTGTGGCTGGCACCAACAGCCATCAGGTAATCTTTCATTGCaaattcttctttcattttggAATGAATAACTGGATATCGGTAACTTCTGGGAATGCAACATTCTTACagatttttttctcacttccTACTGTCCTTTGAGCATGTGTTGCTTGGTGCTGACTggaattgagtttttttttgtgtacTTAAATTCTCTTCAATTGAGATATCATCAGATGTTATGTCACGAGAGGGAATACCCATGTTCTACATGTTATTGATCATGAGCCATTAAACTAACAATGGCTAATAATACACCTAGGatgaaatttattaatttttcttctttcatctgGAGCTAAGAAAATGTGAATTTCATTTATATCCTTTGTTAGTTTTATGATATTCAAGTTATTGttagttaactttttttaaaaatttttaaaatttcttattttttatagaacttGGAGTGCTTTCTTATCATTTTGTCTTTGCTGGTTTCTTGGAAGAACCACAATTTCTTTATTGCCTTATCTCTAGTAGACTAGTAGCTGTATTGTAATCGTAATCATCCAGCCACTCAAAaacttcaattcatttttttttcataacaggTTCGCCTCTATGATATTTCCGCTCAACGAAGACCTATTATCTCATTTGATTTTGGGGAGACGCCTATCAAATCAGTAACTGAAGATTTAGATGGCTATACAGTCTATGTAGGGAATGGGTCTGGTGACCTTGCTTCTTTTGACATGCGCACAGGTGAACTGTAGTTCGATCATGTTGTCACATATTTGATATTCTATTTGTGTGGAAGTCTGGAAGATACATTTaacattctctctcttatagTGCATTCTGGTAGTGTAAGTGTTCTGCTTATTTACTTAATTAGTTTTCTTCAGTAGAAAGCCtttgattattaaaaagaaaaatggaaaaaaagaaaagagcattGCTTTCCTTTAGTACTGTCTGGCTAATTTAGATTGGCAATTATCATTTAAGGTGATCAAGCCTTATATGCGGGGTTTCTCTATGTTCTTGTGTGAGCGAGTGTGCAGGCATGTGggttcatttatatatatattgctaaatGCTGGCTCCACCATGTAtcttttgtgggggggggggatatACAAACTGATAGACTTGCCCTTATGCTTGTTTTGATctgtggaaaatatttttcttatgtaAGTTTTAGATCCAAAAGATGAGGCATATAATACTTAGGAATTATATGATGGTTTTCTTTTAGCTTCATTTCAATTGTTTGCTTCATGTTACATGCATTGAAATTTTTGTGTCTAAGGGGTCATATCTGGGAAGGGCTTGATCACCGCAGCAAAACACCTAATTTtgtattgaaattttaattcaatagaGCTCAAGccttttgtagaattttttttttttttttttcaaagtaaattgTTAATGCACAATTGATTGGCATATGACGTTTAATGTCTGAACATAGGTCATTTTGCAAGTACCATAGGTATTCAAGGGTATTATTCATTTAACTCTGAAAATTGAACTCTTACTCCAAGGTCTACTTAGGATTATTGGTaactattacatatttttgGATTGATGTTAATTGAGTTGCATTAAAGTGGAtgtgaaaattgagttttgatatTGTTAATGTTATTCTTgcatttaattcatattttttgaatgatttgaGATTTTTCTCACTTGTAACTCCATAAATGATGAAAGTATCTTTTTACAGGAAAATTATTGGGGTGCTTTTTGGGAAAATGTTCTGGAAGCATTAGATCTATAGCCAGGCACCCAGAGCTTCCAGTGATTGCATCTTGTGGTGAGTGTGTTGTATTGTTTTACCGTTATGTTAATTTGCATTGGAACTCATACTGACAAGTGTACATACTTACACAACACCATTTGCATACACACACGCACACGCACACGCGCACAGACGCACACCCACACACCCGCACATCAAGAGAGAGAGGTCTGTAGTCTGTGTTTCGTATTGTCTGTGTAtaccctctttttctttttctttttttggtcaaaaggTTTGCATGTTCACCCTTTGTTAGGAGGTCAAGTATTGGCTTCCTTTAGAAGACATCCACTACTTGGTTATGAGTTATGGATAACAAAGTTTAGTTAGGGTGGTCTTTTAGTCTGAAGAAGtgggaaagaaaaggaggaaaatttttatcttaGTTTATCCTCAATCACTTGCTATATTATCTACTAAGCAATGACAACCTTttattctcatatatatatatattttttttttctgaaagtcATTTCCTGTATTAATATTCTAATTAAAAGGGTGCGTGCAGTTAGCACTTCATCATGTGTGGGTTCACTTAATTTTATCGAATCATCCTTTAGCCTTTTGAGGTTAAGTTTGTTTGTCTTACGACCAAATTTTATTGACCATCAAAACTGAGAACTTGACTAATTTCTAGGACTGGACAGTTATCTACGCTTATGGGATATAAAGACTCGGCAACTTCTGTCTGCGGTATGTTCTTACACTTTATGATTATGAAGAGTTGTTAGAATTTCTTGCTGAAAGTCAGGGCTGAAGATATGTGCTAGTTTTAaactcttatatttattttttgccctTACTAGAGTTACATTTTTGTAGCTTGTTACTCATGGTTTTGGCATCTCAAATTTTCTTACCTAATGCTCAAAACTCTTCGTTCTACCTCGAGGCCAAGAACACATTTAGGCTGTGATAGAGATGAGTGATAGCGCTTTTTTGCATTCAAAGCTAAAAACTTGTTGTTCTAACcatttaatctttttatattctATTAAAAGGAATCAGTAAATCGATTTTTGAGGGTTTAGCAATTTCTTTGGATATTATGTTAATGAAAAATGAAGTTGTTTTATGCTTTTATTGATAGACTCAAGTTATTGCAGCTAACATTCATTTGAATAATGCATAAAGTGAGATGCTGTCATCTGCACATTACTTGACTCTTATTAAAGGGACATTAGTAATCTGCATGTGATGATACCAAAGCAAGATGGTCAATTAACACGATGGCATAATGTTGAAAACCTTGAGCAAAAAGGTTTAATGGTGAATGTATA
The DNA window shown above is from Quercus lobata isolate SW786 chromosome 7, ValleyOak3.0 Primary Assembly, whole genome shotgun sequence and carries:
- the LOC115954057 gene encoding WD repeat-containing protein DDB_G0290555-like, whose amino-acid sequence is MPRTTTLECPGCPSLRALTFDALGLIKVIEAKGSQGGAPRVVERWGELDSSKCVLAASINDRKDDLLLAVARKTGMIEVLSAINGDIRFTVSNANEDGPRLADDAVVGLHLFAGQGLELTSRSYILLACTTKGNTSMRSIEVTDSPASSTSIGLSNTWSVCGSGNILCSKVDGSEKYAIFGGKSVEMNMWDLDNCTKIWAAKSPPKNSLDIFTPTWFTSSTFLSKDDHRKIVAGTNSHQVRLYDISAQRRPIISFDFGETPIKSVTEDLDGYTVYVGNGSGDLASFDMRTGKLLGCFLGKCSGSIRSIARHPELPVIASCGLDSYLRLWDIKTRQLLSAVFLKQHLTNVVFDSSFADEEVKPSIAADLPLNAERIANETEIRDEEETLPVKRKKASKEEERRKKKKATKENEGNKKTSKENNGSKKKASKENEGSKKLKSKKSKRSKCEIHDESCLCVQSKAPESNIDMHYD